The Glandiceps talaboti chromosome 1, keGlaTala1.1, whole genome shotgun sequence genome has a segment encoding these proteins:
- the LOC144441011 gene encoding suppressor of tumorigenicity 7 protein homolog isoform X2, with the protein MAGVLTTLLNKLKACLLWAWNYIWLLWFLLVVFLLYVLRVPLKMSENVNIVAMFLNTLTPKFYVALTGTSSLISGLILIFEWWYFRKYGTSFIEQVSLNHLSPWLGGNDSNGNTNGSSNNSPQQTAPECKVWRNPLNLFRGSEYNRFTWVTGKDPLTFYDMNLSAQDHQTFFTCDTDQNRPADEIMQRAWRERNPQLRIKKAHEALDKSSECASAWILLAEEEATTILEAERLFKQALKVGEINYKKSQSLQHQSSQHEALHRRDTNVLVYIKRRLAMCARKLGRVKEAVKMMRDLMKEFPLFNVLNIHENLIEALLELQAYADVQAVLAKYDDISLPKSATICYTAALLKARAVCDKFSPEVASKRGLSTAEMNAVEAIHRAVEFNPHVPKYLLEMKSLILPPEHILKRGDSEGIAYVFFHLPHWKKVEGALNLLHCTWEGTFRMIPYPLEKGHLFYPYPSCTESADRELLPTFHELSVYPKKELPFFILFTAGLCSFTALLALLTHQFPEPMGLIAKTFLSTISAPFNFLLDKIESMLPSTLWHQLSRL; encoded by the exons TAGCGATGTTCCTGAACACTTTGACACCAAAATTTTATGTAGCACTGACTGGCACCTCATCTTTGATATCGGGACTCATTCTG ATTTTTGAATGGTGGTATTTTCGGAAATATGGAACATCTTTCATTGAGCAGGTGTCTTTGAATCACTTATCTCCCTGGTTAGGGGGTAATGACAGTAACGGGAACACCAATGGCAGTTCCAACAACTCTCCACAACAGACAGCCCCAG aGTGTAAAGTGTGGCGGAATCCACTCAATCTATTCCGAGGATCTGAATATAACCGATTTACGTGGGTGACAGGCAAAGACCCGCTCACTTTTTATGACATGAATTTATCAGCTCAAGATCATCAGACGTTTTTTACTTGTGATACAGATCAAAATAGACCTGCAGATGAAA TCATGCAGCGGGCATGGAGGGAACGAAATCCACAGTTACGAATCAAGAAAGCGCATGAAGCCTTAGATAAAAGCTCAGA ATGTGCGTCAGCATGGATATTGCTTGCAGAAGAAGAAGCCACAACAATATTAGAAGCAGAACGATTATTTAAGCAAGCGTTAAAAGTTGGCGAGATCAACTATAAAAAGAGCCAGTCTTTACAACATCAGAGTTCGCAACATGAAGCCTTACATA GGCGAGATACCAATGTCCTAGTTTACATCAAACGTCGTCTTGCTATGTGTGCAAGGAAGCTAGGAAGAGTCAAAGAAGCTGTGAAAATGATGAGAGAT CTGATGAAAGAATTTCCATTATTTAAtgtattgaatattcatgagaactTGATAGAGGCTTTGCTAGAGTTACAAGCGTATGCTGATGTCCAAGCAGTATTAGCCAAATATGACGATATCAGTTTACCAAAATCAGCCACCATATGTTATACAGCAGCACTGCTCAAAGCCAGGGCTGTGTGTGATAA GTTTTCACCAGAGGTGGCATCAAAGAGAGGGCTGAGTACGGCAGAAATGAATGCTGTTGAAGCCATTCACCGAGCGGTTGAGTTCAACCCTCATGTGCCTAAG TATCTTTTAGAAATGAAGAGTTTGATATTACCGCCGGAACACATATTGAAACGTGGTGACAGTGAAGGCATAGCCTATGTATTCTTCCATTTACCACATTGGAAAAAAGTGGAGGGTGCATTGAATCTACTCCACTGTACTTGGGAAGGGACCTTCCGCATGATCCCCTATCCTCTGGAAAAGGGACATCTCTTTTACCCATACCCAAGTTGTACAGAAAGTGCAGACAGAGAGCTTCTTCCTA CTTTCCATGAGCTGTCCGTGTACCCAAAGAAGGAATTGCCATTCTTCATCCTGTTCACAGCTGGTTTGTGTTCTTTTACTGCATTGCTGGCTCTTCTAACTCACCAGTTTCCAGAACCAATGGGCTTAATAGCCAAAACA TTCTTGTCCACCATTTCAGCTCCATTCAACTTCTTGCTTGACAAGATTGAAAGTATGCTACCTTCCACATTGTGGCATCAACTCTCACGTCTCTAA
- the LOC144441011 gene encoding suppressor of tumorigenicity 7 protein homolog isoform X1: MAGVLTTLLNKLKACLLWAWNYIWLLWFLLVVFLLYVLRVPLKMSENVNIVAMFLNTLTPKFYVALTGTSSLISGLILIFEWWYFRKYGTSFIEQVSLNHLSPWLGGNDSNGNTNGSSNNSPQQTAPECKVWRNPLNLFRGSEYNRFTWVTGKDPLTFYDMNLSAQDHQTFFTCDTDQNRPADEIMQRAWRERNPQLRIKKAHEALDKSSECASAWILLAEEEATTILEAERLFKQALKVGEINYKKSQSLQHQSSQHEALHRRDTNVLVYIKRRLAMCARKLGRVKEAVKMMRDLMKEFPLFNVLNIHENLIEALLELQAYADVQAVLAKYDDISLPKSATICYTAALLKARAVCDKFSPEVASKRGLSTAEMNAVEAIHRAVEFNPHVPKYLLEMKSLILPPEHILKRGDSEGIAYVFFHLPHWKKVEGALNLLHCTWEGTFRMIPYPLEKGHLFYPYPSCTESADRELLPTFHELSVYPKKELPFFILFTAGLCSFTALLALLTHQFPEPMGLIAKTSSVSMVTFTTSFLSTISAPFNFLLDKIESMLPSTLWHQLSRL; encoded by the exons TAGCGATGTTCCTGAACACTTTGACACCAAAATTTTATGTAGCACTGACTGGCACCTCATCTTTGATATCGGGACTCATTCTG ATTTTTGAATGGTGGTATTTTCGGAAATATGGAACATCTTTCATTGAGCAGGTGTCTTTGAATCACTTATCTCCCTGGTTAGGGGGTAATGACAGTAACGGGAACACCAATGGCAGTTCCAACAACTCTCCACAACAGACAGCCCCAG aGTGTAAAGTGTGGCGGAATCCACTCAATCTATTCCGAGGATCTGAATATAACCGATTTACGTGGGTGACAGGCAAAGACCCGCTCACTTTTTATGACATGAATTTATCAGCTCAAGATCATCAGACGTTTTTTACTTGTGATACAGATCAAAATAGACCTGCAGATGAAA TCATGCAGCGGGCATGGAGGGAACGAAATCCACAGTTACGAATCAAGAAAGCGCATGAAGCCTTAGATAAAAGCTCAGA ATGTGCGTCAGCATGGATATTGCTTGCAGAAGAAGAAGCCACAACAATATTAGAAGCAGAACGATTATTTAAGCAAGCGTTAAAAGTTGGCGAGATCAACTATAAAAAGAGCCAGTCTTTACAACATCAGAGTTCGCAACATGAAGCCTTACATA GGCGAGATACCAATGTCCTAGTTTACATCAAACGTCGTCTTGCTATGTGTGCAAGGAAGCTAGGAAGAGTCAAAGAAGCTGTGAAAATGATGAGAGAT CTGATGAAAGAATTTCCATTATTTAAtgtattgaatattcatgagaactTGATAGAGGCTTTGCTAGAGTTACAAGCGTATGCTGATGTCCAAGCAGTATTAGCCAAATATGACGATATCAGTTTACCAAAATCAGCCACCATATGTTATACAGCAGCACTGCTCAAAGCCAGGGCTGTGTGTGATAA GTTTTCACCAGAGGTGGCATCAAAGAGAGGGCTGAGTACGGCAGAAATGAATGCTGTTGAAGCCATTCACCGAGCGGTTGAGTTCAACCCTCATGTGCCTAAG TATCTTTTAGAAATGAAGAGTTTGATATTACCGCCGGAACACATATTGAAACGTGGTGACAGTGAAGGCATAGCCTATGTATTCTTCCATTTACCACATTGGAAAAAAGTGGAGGGTGCATTGAATCTACTCCACTGTACTTGGGAAGGGACCTTCCGCATGATCCCCTATCCTCTGGAAAAGGGACATCTCTTTTACCCATACCCAAGTTGTACAGAAAGTGCAGACAGAGAGCTTCTTCCTA CTTTCCATGAGCTGTCCGTGTACCCAAAGAAGGAATTGCCATTCTTCATCCTGTTCACAGCTGGTTTGTGTTCTTTTACTGCATTGCTGGCTCTTCTAACTCACCAGTTTCCAGAACCAATGGGCTTAATAGCCAAAACA TCCTCCGTTTCTATGGTAACCTTTACCACAAGT TTCTTGTCCACCATTTCAGCTCCATTCAACTTCTTGCTTGACAAGATTGAAAGTATGCTACCTTCCACATTGTGGCATCAACTCTCACGTCTCTAA
- the LOC144441011 gene encoding suppressor of tumorigenicity 7 protein homolog isoform X3: MINVAMFLNTLTPKFYVALTGTSSLISGLILIFEWWYFRKYGTSFIEQVSLNHLSPWLGGNDSNGNTNGSSNNSPQQTAPECKVWRNPLNLFRGSEYNRFTWVTGKDPLTFYDMNLSAQDHQTFFTCDTDQNRPADEIMQRAWRERNPQLRIKKAHEALDKSSECASAWILLAEEEATTILEAERLFKQALKVGEINYKKSQSLQHQSSQHEALHRRDTNVLVYIKRRLAMCARKLGRVKEAVKMMRDLMKEFPLFNVLNIHENLIEALLELQAYADVQAVLAKYDDISLPKSATICYTAALLKARAVCDKFSPEVASKRGLSTAEMNAVEAIHRAVEFNPHVPKYLLEMKSLILPPEHILKRGDSEGIAYVFFHLPHWKKVEGALNLLHCTWEGTFRMIPYPLEKGHLFYPYPSCTESADRELLPTFHELSVYPKKELPFFILFTAGLCSFTALLALLTHQFPEPMGLIAKTSSVSMVTFTTSFLSTISAPFNFLLDKIESMLPSTLWHQLSRL; encoded by the exons TAGCGATGTTCCTGAACACTTTGACACCAAAATTTTATGTAGCACTGACTGGCACCTCATCTTTGATATCGGGACTCATTCTG ATTTTTGAATGGTGGTATTTTCGGAAATATGGAACATCTTTCATTGAGCAGGTGTCTTTGAATCACTTATCTCCCTGGTTAGGGGGTAATGACAGTAACGGGAACACCAATGGCAGTTCCAACAACTCTCCACAACAGACAGCCCCAG aGTGTAAAGTGTGGCGGAATCCACTCAATCTATTCCGAGGATCTGAATATAACCGATTTACGTGGGTGACAGGCAAAGACCCGCTCACTTTTTATGACATGAATTTATCAGCTCAAGATCATCAGACGTTTTTTACTTGTGATACAGATCAAAATAGACCTGCAGATGAAA TCATGCAGCGGGCATGGAGGGAACGAAATCCACAGTTACGAATCAAGAAAGCGCATGAAGCCTTAGATAAAAGCTCAGA ATGTGCGTCAGCATGGATATTGCTTGCAGAAGAAGAAGCCACAACAATATTAGAAGCAGAACGATTATTTAAGCAAGCGTTAAAAGTTGGCGAGATCAACTATAAAAAGAGCCAGTCTTTACAACATCAGAGTTCGCAACATGAAGCCTTACATA GGCGAGATACCAATGTCCTAGTTTACATCAAACGTCGTCTTGCTATGTGTGCAAGGAAGCTAGGAAGAGTCAAAGAAGCTGTGAAAATGATGAGAGAT CTGATGAAAGAATTTCCATTATTTAAtgtattgaatattcatgagaactTGATAGAGGCTTTGCTAGAGTTACAAGCGTATGCTGATGTCCAAGCAGTATTAGCCAAATATGACGATATCAGTTTACCAAAATCAGCCACCATATGTTATACAGCAGCACTGCTCAAAGCCAGGGCTGTGTGTGATAA GTTTTCACCAGAGGTGGCATCAAAGAGAGGGCTGAGTACGGCAGAAATGAATGCTGTTGAAGCCATTCACCGAGCGGTTGAGTTCAACCCTCATGTGCCTAAG TATCTTTTAGAAATGAAGAGTTTGATATTACCGCCGGAACACATATTGAAACGTGGTGACAGTGAAGGCATAGCCTATGTATTCTTCCATTTACCACATTGGAAAAAAGTGGAGGGTGCATTGAATCTACTCCACTGTACTTGGGAAGGGACCTTCCGCATGATCCCCTATCCTCTGGAAAAGGGACATCTCTTTTACCCATACCCAAGTTGTACAGAAAGTGCAGACAGAGAGCTTCTTCCTA CTTTCCATGAGCTGTCCGTGTACCCAAAGAAGGAATTGCCATTCTTCATCCTGTTCACAGCTGGTTTGTGTTCTTTTACTGCATTGCTGGCTCTTCTAACTCACCAGTTTCCAGAACCAATGGGCTTAATAGCCAAAACA TCCTCCGTTTCTATGGTAACCTTTACCACAAGT TTCTTGTCCACCATTTCAGCTCCATTCAACTTCTTGCTTGACAAGATTGAAAGTATGCTACCTTCCACATTGTGGCATCAACTCTCACGTCTCTAA
- the LOC144439865 gene encoding ankyrin repeat, SAM and basic leucine zipper domain-containing protein 1-like → MATVLGFRPAGDEEDEYDDDDYDFNGESYDKETHKGSFTIGQPDIDTSPPRISTDFRRSPPDLRKRSNSFGRKKRSLRQDKQGSPLVVEDLRSAVIRGNVTEVQSFIDKGVPVDSILKTGWTALMYAASFGSSDVVKLLLDRGADPNFHKDRYTVLMSACSCNKEDESLVLNCVTELLQHGAHANAHDRYHMTPLMYASKFGYPSVVQKLINHQAGVDKQDIRGWTALIWAASKGQTHVTKVLLQSNADPNKAASDGLKAHDVAYANSFIMLSELLEFAANPSQPSCRVTYNSMSNGDVEPNHTDVSPVRKDSPASNNQHYIRYGDLELFLCGLELGHLVPLFQDHQITFPAFLRMNDHDLEKIGVRQLGYRKKILEAIQHVHKKEWEPTSLTSQNLRRYKILSVGECSAILNNISKHCEYISSTVGYIKDQMKSSSPAPNQKPGGSNAVSNHKQDSVSLEVLSGDVIEAMTQVKVLHRELGQLKSHVIEAAKLKDDAPVDLIEDQKDDLSQSKHYVILPWIGLSGVLVFGFIWFKTSLLK, encoded by the exons ATGGCGACCGTACTCGGGTTTCGACCTGCTGGAGATGAAGAAGACGAGTATGATGACGACGACTACGATTTCAATGGTGAGAGTTATGATAAAGAAACACACAAG GGAAGTTTTACTATTGGACAACCAGACATTGATACATCACCACCAAGGATATCTACTGATTTCAGGAGATCACCACCAGACCTACGAAAACGGTCCAATAGCTTTGGACGTAAGAAACGCAGCCTTCGTCAAGATAAACAAGGTTCTCCATTGGTTGTCGAGGATCTGAGATCAGCTGTCATCAGAGGAAATGTTACCGAAGTCcagagttttattgataaaG GTGTGCCAGTAGATTCTATTTTAAAGACAGGTTGGACAGCTTTAATGTATGCTgctagttttggtagttctgatGTTGTTAAATTATTGTTAGATAGAGGAGCTGATCCAAATTTCCACAAAG ATAGATATACAGTGTTGATGTCAGCATGCAGTTGTAATAAAGAAGATGAAAGTCTTGTTCTGAATTGTGTAACAGAACTTCTTCAACATGGTGCACACGCCAATGCTCATGACAG GTATCACATGACACCTCTAATGTATGCGTCCAAATTTGGTTATCCATCGGTGGTACAGAAACTGATAAATCACCAGGCAGGGGTCGATAAACAAGATATCAGGGGATGGACT GCACTGATTTGGGCTGCTAGTAAGGGCCAAACACATGTAACCAAGGTACTACTACAGTCTAATGCTGACCCAAATAAAGCAGCCTCTGATGGGTTGAAAGCACATGATGTAGCATATGCCAATTCATTTATCATG CTTTCAGAATTGCTGGAATTTGCTGCCAATCCATCTCAGCCAAGTTGTAGAGTAACTTATAACTCAATGAGTAATGGTGATGTCGAACCAAACCATACAGATGT ATCACCAGTCAGGAAAGATTCACCAGCAAGTAACAATCAACACTATATCCGCTATGGAGATCTTGAACTTTTCTTGTGTGGTTTAGAACTTGGACATCTTGTTCCTCTATTCCAAGACCATCAAATAACATTTCCTGCATTTCTCAGAATGAATGATCATGACCTTGAGAAG ATTGGGGTCAGACAACTTGGCTATAGGAAGAAAATACTAGAAGCAATTCAGCATGTACATAAGAAAGAATGGGAACCAACAAGTTTAACTTCTCAAAATTTACGTCGCTACAAAATTCTCAG TGTTGGTGAATGCAGTGCAATATTAAACAACATCAGTAAACATTGTGAGTATATCAGTAGTACAGTTGGCTACATTAAAGACCAGATGAAGTCATCAAGCCCAGCACCCAACCAAAAACCAGGTGGCTCAAATGCAGTGTCCAATCATAAGCAAGATTCAGTTAGTCTAGAGGTGTTATCAGGTGATGTTATAGAAGCCATGACTCAAGTGAAAGTTTTACACCGTGAACTTGGACAGTTGAAAAGTCATGTGATAGAG GCTGCCAAATTGAAAGATGATGCACCAGTTGACTTAATAGAAGACCAGAAGGATGATTTATCACAGTCAAAGCACTACGTAATACTGCCATGGATTGGATTGAGTGGTGTACTTGTGTTTGGTTTCATCTGGTTCAAGACATCGCTGTTGAAGTAG